A genome region from Schlesneria paludicola DSM 18645 includes the following:
- a CDS encoding HDOD domain-containing protein — protein MASMPSELIVDAGDSIAASSVQVTMEKASRIATLPAIAVRIIQLCNDPETTIEDLLRIIDPVLGTKILRLVNSAYYGVSGQIKSIKHAILMLGLNAVKNIAIAASLVKLARGGRLTANFQASDLWEHCIAVATASRLLAQKTQGIPADEAFLAGLIHDIGIIVEFQACRIEFIQLLEQLAADSQLTFRAAEVQTLGASHEDLGAKLCAAWNFPESLQRAVGYHHRPWDLPVSQQRLPALIHIADVLAVRAGIGYVRTLETDVIASGLRDQFELDDVDFDEIVEQLPEAVLEAGPLLSVDH, from the coding sequence ATGGCTTCAATGCCTTCCGAATTGATTGTTGACGCTGGGGATTCAATTGCCGCTTCGTCGGTCCAGGTCACGATGGAGAAGGCCAGTCGAATTGCCACGCTGCCAGCGATCGCGGTGCGAATCATTCAGCTTTGCAATGATCCAGAAACAACCATTGAGGATCTGCTTCGGATTATTGACCCGGTGCTGGGGACGAAGATTCTTCGCCTCGTGAACTCGGCGTACTACGGCGTCTCGGGGCAGATCAAATCAATCAAACATGCCATTTTGATGCTGGGGTTGAATGCGGTCAAAAACATCGCCATTGCTGCGAGTCTGGTCAAGTTGGCGCGTGGAGGCCGCCTGACAGCGAACTTTCAGGCAAGCGATCTGTGGGAGCATTGCATTGCGGTGGCAACCGCATCGCGATTGCTGGCGCAGAAGACTCAAGGAATCCCCGCCGATGAAGCGTTTCTGGCGGGACTGATTCATGATATTGGAATTATCGTCGAGTTTCAGGCCTGCCGCATCGAGTTCATTCAGCTACTTGAACAGCTTGCGGCCGACAGTCAATTGACGTTCCGTGCAGCGGAAGTGCAGACCCTTGGTGCCAGTCACGAGGACCTTGGTGCGAAGCTGTGTGCGGCGTGGAACTTCCCAGAGAGCCTGCAACGTGCCGTTGGATACCACCATCGTCCCTGGGACTTACCCGTGTCCCAGCAACGGCTACCCGCACTCATCCATATTGCCGACGTGCTTGCGGTACGAGCGGGAATCGGATACGTGCGGACGCTGGAAACTGATGTGATTGCATCAGGATTGCGAGACCAATTCGAGCTGGATGACGTTGATTTTGACGAGATCGTAGAACAGCTGCCCGAGGCCGTGCTGGAAGCGGGCCCCCTATTGTCTGTCGATCACTAG
- a CDS encoding DUF2156 domain-containing protein, with product MNHHDFERAQSERTVLIEQGEWAVPADRSLTQSLQHSTEAFSFTLVKTGVGAGSVKDLQGYLPWEFAPQEVDLREGNEKFQDDRQGWSSRGKFLQKPKSTLDWINGQRDLRSRCLDWFLQHGTFTMAYSTLQPGIEYFETRWGYLAYNRCLGATFVLGDPIGEPGQHGAIIREFLQAHRNVCFCQVSRGTAAILSSLGWRVNEFGADMEIDLPTYSFEGPKKTKLRQAARKIEREGFTIEERPESDEDQHAVERLSASWLKTKSVNREARFLVRPLRFGPEPGVRKFFLWDEHRELVAFIAFDPICEDGKVVGYSPAIKRRSPNSPVGAEEALTKFAIERFQEEGLRCLRLGLMPLFDIQQSEFPDAWPMRTIFQQLYRYGNSRVYNFQGHADFKRRYRGALSKVYLASAHQWGNVYYLIALMRLCRIF from the coding sequence ATGAATCACCACGACTTCGAACGGGCGCAATCGGAGCGTACAGTGCTCATTGAGCAGGGCGAATGGGCAGTCCCAGCAGATCGATCGTTGACGCAGTCTCTCCAACATTCCACTGAAGCGTTCTCATTCACGTTGGTGAAGACGGGGGTGGGCGCGGGCTCTGTCAAAGATCTTCAGGGATATCTTCCCTGGGAATTCGCTCCTCAAGAAGTGGACCTACGTGAGGGGAACGAAAAATTCCAGGATGATCGACAAGGATGGTCATCCCGGGGGAAGTTCCTTCAGAAGCCTAAATCGACGCTGGATTGGATCAATGGCCAGCGCGATTTGAGATCACGTTGCCTTGACTGGTTTCTGCAGCATGGCACATTTACGATGGCCTACTCGACACTGCAGCCAGGGATTGAGTACTTCGAAACGCGTTGGGGATATTTGGCATACAATCGATGCCTCGGTGCCACGTTCGTGTTAGGCGATCCCATCGGTGAGCCCGGGCAGCATGGCGCAATCATTCGGGAATTTCTGCAAGCTCATCGAAATGTCTGCTTTTGCCAGGTCTCTCGCGGCACCGCGGCGATTCTCTCGAGTCTTGGATGGCGAGTCAACGAATTTGGCGCGGACATGGAGATCGATCTCCCGACGTATAGTTTCGAGGGACCGAAGAAGACGAAGCTGAGGCAAGCGGCACGAAAGATCGAGCGTGAAGGCTTCACGATTGAAGAGCGTCCGGAATCTGACGAGGACCAGCATGCCGTCGAACGGCTGAGTGCCAGTTGGCTGAAGACAAAATCCGTCAATCGCGAAGCGCGGTTTCTTGTAAGGCCATTGCGATTTGGGCCGGAGCCCGGGGTTCGAAAGTTCTTCCTGTGGGACGAACACCGCGAGCTTGTTGCATTCATCGCGTTCGACCCGATTTGTGAGGATGGGAAGGTGGTGGGTTACTCACCAGCCATCAAGCGCCGCTCGCCGAATTCTCCCGTCGGAGCCGAAGAGGCGCTCACGAAATTTGCGATTGAACGCTTCCAGGAAGAAGGTCTCAGGTGCCTTCGGCTGGGTTTGATGCCTCTTTTTGACATTCAACAGTCCGAGTTTCCGGACGCCTGGCCCATGCGAACGATCTTTCAACAATTGTATCGTTATGGGAATTCAAGGGTGTACAACTTTCAAGGGCACGCCGATTTCAAACGACGATACCGTGGGGCCTTGAGCAAGGTCTATCTGGCGAGCGCCCATCAATGGGGCAATGTCTATTACTTGATTGCGCTGATGCGTCTGTGCCGCATCTTCTGA
- a CDS encoding right-handed parallel beta-helix repeat-containing protein, with protein MIVQRSSRIRCSVVVVACLVFVRGAISEVYAVDASSRDYPSIQAAIDANPGREIDVPAGDHVIDATLRISGVRTSLVGRGRIVMSNPARHILEIEHASGIRIEGLTLTRTEGKMDTESPGILISDVRGVTLERVNVIDNRTRSSSIQLQDVHDARILNCEVRNYMTIAVDDRTQNAKLLGYAFRCIDGTGIALNRCRGALIQGNTIVENHLRPTPELKKEHQLGSFVKKNPTKGLLISQEVWDAEYVNNWHQGSALIVTGPTVSERTRIIGNLIENAAQGIDLHSDHVIVSGNIVHNCFIGMKAMHGSRNVLITGNQFSRSVLWAIGLMSGSGAEPATPATNERAAVPANVDGGSLIANNIISQFGYGDSYWMWTDASRAVFRFDRGQEPNDPPLRDVLVTGNVVSNPDPDELPESAGGSDESPRYHYAVRIEQGGDNAPRGLHFATNLFPAGSKGISNIELPQ; from the coding sequence ATGATCGTGCAGAGATCTTCTCGAATCCGTTGTTCCGTCGTCGTTGTGGCGTGTTTGGTGTTCGTCAGAGGGGCGATTTCAGAAGTTTACGCTGTTGATGCTTCAAGTCGGGATTATCCGAGCATTCAAGCTGCGATCGACGCAAATCCGGGGCGTGAGATCGATGTCCCTGCTGGCGATCATGTGATTGACGCCACTCTCAGAATCAGCGGCGTAAGAACGTCACTCGTCGGGCGTGGCCGGATTGTCATGTCCAATCCCGCAAGGCACATTCTTGAGATTGAACATGCGAGCGGTATTCGAATCGAGGGGCTGACGCTCACACGCACCGAAGGAAAGATGGACACCGAGAGTCCGGGAATCCTGATCTCGGATGTGCGGGGCGTGACGCTGGAACGTGTCAATGTGATTGACAACCGAACTCGTTCAAGCAGCATCCAACTACAGGACGTTCACGACGCGCGCATTCTGAATTGCGAAGTGCGAAACTACATGACGATTGCGGTGGATGATCGCACTCAGAATGCAAAGTTACTTGGATATGCGTTCCGCTGTATTGACGGCACTGGCATTGCGCTCAATCGTTGCCGTGGGGCGTTGATTCAAGGAAATACGATCGTCGAAAATCATTTGCGACCGACTCCCGAATTGAAGAAGGAACATCAACTGGGCTCCTTCGTCAAGAAAAATCCGACGAAGGGGTTGCTGATTTCGCAAGAGGTCTGGGATGCTGAATACGTCAATAACTGGCACCAAGGCTCGGCATTGATTGTGACGGGGCCCACTGTCAGTGAGAGAACGCGAATCATCGGGAACCTGATTGAAAACGCCGCTCAAGGAATCGATCTTCACTCGGATCATGTCATCGTGAGTGGAAATATCGTGCACAACTGCTTCATTGGAATGAAGGCCATGCACGGGTCAAGAAATGTCCTGATCACCGGAAATCAGTTCTCTCGTAGCGTGCTTTGGGCAATTGGACTAATGTCCGGTTCAGGGGCAGAACCCGCGACTCCCGCAACAAATGAACGCGCCGCTGTCCCAGCGAATGTGGATGGTGGCTCATTGATTGCAAACAACATCATTTCACAATTCGGGTATGGCGATTCCTATTGGATGTGGACGGACGCCAGCCGCGCCGTGTTCCGCTTTGATCGCGGGCAGGAACCCAACGATCCGCCCCTTCGCGATGTCCTCGTCACCGGAAACGTTGTTTCCAATCCAGACCCCGATGAGTTGCCGGAATCGGCAGGAGGGTCGGACGAGTCGCCGCGATACCACTATGCCGTACGTATCGAGCAAGGAGGTGACAATGCCCCGCGTGGTCTTCACTTTGCCACAAATCTCTTCCCGGCTGGCTCAAAAGGGATTTCGAACATTGAACTGCCCCAGTAG
- a CDS encoding arylsulfatase, with product MMIFRISQSLLMAVVTFAFVNVGLTADRPNLIWIMADDLGYGDLGCYGQQVILTPHLDQMAKDGMRFTQFYAGATVCAPSRSVLMTGQHHGHTRVRGNAGQRNPIAQALRPTDRTVASILQQAGYKTALVGKWGLGDVGAAECGLPRRHGFDNFFGYLNQQHAHNHFPAFLWRNEDRVSLPNEVTPIGESGAGYATKAVAFADDLFADEAVKFVETRRSEPFFLYWSMVIPHANNERTRELKNGAHVPNFGPYADKAWPDPDKGQAAMISRLDEYVGRMLDVLRANGLAENTLVIFTSDNGPHQESNHDTARFSPSGPLRGMKRSLTEGGIRVPFIAWWPGRISAGSVSNHVGYFGDWMATAAELAGTAPTADCDSLSLAPTLFGNVDKQPKHEFLYWEFHERGFKQAALYQERWKGIRAGSPDAPVTLYDLQNDLGEKRNVTSEHPEIAAKIGSYLASARLASDDWTPDWNPPGQ from the coding sequence ATGATGATTTTCAGAATCAGTCAATCCCTTCTGATGGCGGTTGTCACATTCGCGTTCGTCAACGTCGGCCTCACAGCAGATCGGCCGAACCTGATCTGGATCATGGCCGACGATCTCGGATACGGAGATCTTGGTTGCTACGGACAGCAAGTGATTTTGACGCCACACTTGGATCAGATGGCCAAAGACGGAATGCGATTCACACAGTTCTATGCGGGTGCAACTGTTTGCGCGCCGTCTCGTAGCGTGTTGATGACGGGACAGCACCATGGGCACACGCGGGTGCGAGGCAATGCCGGTCAACGCAATCCCATCGCACAAGCACTGCGTCCCACCGATCGAACGGTTGCATCGATCCTTCAGCAAGCTGGCTACAAAACGGCCCTCGTTGGAAAATGGGGATTGGGCGATGTCGGTGCCGCCGAATGCGGCCTGCCGCGCCGCCATGGTTTCGACAATTTCTTTGGCTACCTGAATCAGCAGCATGCACACAATCACTTTCCGGCATTCCTGTGGAGGAACGAAGACCGAGTTTCGTTACCCAACGAAGTCACCCCCATCGGAGAGTCGGGCGCAGGTTACGCCACCAAGGCTGTTGCGTTTGCCGATGATTTGTTCGCAGACGAGGCCGTTAAGTTCGTCGAAACCCGGCGATCGGAACCGTTCTTCCTCTATTGGAGCATGGTGATCCCGCACGCAAATAATGAACGGACTCGCGAACTGAAAAACGGAGCGCACGTCCCCAACTTTGGTCCTTATGCGGACAAAGCCTGGCCTGATCCTGACAAAGGTCAGGCGGCCATGATTTCGCGTTTGGATGAATATGTCGGTCGCATGCTGGATGTGCTTCGGGCGAACGGGCTGGCGGAAAACACACTGGTGATCTTCACCAGCGACAACGGTCCGCACCAAGAAAGCAATCACGACACTGCGAGATTCTCGCCATCGGGGCCGCTGCGAGGCATGAAACGCAGCCTGACCGAAGGCGGCATTCGGGTTCCATTCATCGCCTGGTGGCCAGGTCGAATCTCGGCCGGATCAGTCTCGAACCATGTTGGGTATTTCGGAGACTGGATGGCAACCGCTGCGGAACTGGCGGGCACGGCTCCGACTGCAGACTGTGATTCGCTCAGCCTTGCTCCAACATTGTTCGGCAACGTGGACAAGCAACCGAAACATGAGTTCCTCTATTGGGAGTTTCACGAGCGGGGCTTCAAACAGGCGGCGCTCTACCAGGAACGGTGGAAAGGAATTCGCGCCGGCAGCCCTGACGCACCTGTGACACTTTACGATCTGCAGAATGATCTTGGTGAGAAACGCAATGTAACTTCAGAGCATCCTGAGATCGCGGCGAAAATTGGAAGCTATCTCGCGTCGGCGAGGCTCGCATCTGACGATTGGACGCCCGATTGGAATCCACCGGGCCAATAA
- a CDS encoding Gfo/Idh/MocA family protein, with translation MSSITRRDFTKATLTVAATVATAASADRVAGANERVRLGVIGIGNRGDQVLSAFLEQKDCQVVAVCDIYQPYRQYAASRIEGTPEQFTDYRKLLDRKDLDAVMIATPDHWHALQMIHACQAGKDVYVEKPACVYVNEGRAMVKAANDHQRIVQVGIQRMSSDFCREAAELIRGGAIGKVTVVRSFHVQNEWPKGIGNPPDEEAPADFDWNAWTGPAKMRKYNKNRTFYRFRWFYDFSGGQLTNFGVHHLAQIHRSLGVDAPLAVMAMGGKFSNYDNREVPDTMEVVWHYPGDTLVVFSQYNANGAAPSGRPCEIEFRGTKGTLYFGTWGYEIVPETIKLGEFMARSPIDRERERHWNTGASPQIEGKKVAGRVLDTEHARVFLDCVKSRKQPTCDMEYGHRCTTGALIANIAHRTRSFLEWDAKAEMFTNNPAANAMLRSDYRKPYELPE, from the coding sequence ATGTCGTCAATCACACGGCGAGATTTTACGAAAGCGACTCTCACTGTGGCGGCCACTGTCGCGACGGCCGCGAGCGCCGACCGCGTGGCGGGTGCGAATGAGCGTGTTCGACTTGGCGTGATCGGAATTGGCAATCGTGGCGATCAGGTCCTGAGCGCCTTTCTTGAGCAAAAGGATTGTCAGGTCGTCGCGGTTTGTGACATCTATCAACCCTATCGACAGTACGCGGCGTCTCGAATCGAAGGAACGCCAGAGCAATTCACCGACTACCGCAAATTGCTCGATCGCAAAGATCTCGATGCGGTGATGATCGCGACGCCAGATCACTGGCACGCCTTGCAAATGATTCATGCCTGTCAGGCAGGAAAAGATGTCTACGTCGAAAAGCCTGCCTGCGTCTATGTCAACGAAGGACGAGCGATGGTCAAGGCGGCGAATGACCATCAGCGCATCGTTCAGGTCGGCATTCAGCGAATGTCGTCAGACTTTTGCCGCGAGGCTGCCGAGTTGATTCGCGGCGGTGCGATTGGCAAGGTGACGGTCGTCAGATCGTTTCATGTTCAGAACGAATGGCCCAAAGGAATTGGCAATCCACCTGACGAAGAGGCTCCCGCAGATTTTGATTGGAATGCGTGGACTGGCCCGGCCAAAATGCGAAAGTACAACAAGAATCGCACCTTCTATCGCTTCCGCTGGTTCTACGATTTTTCAGGCGGCCAGTTGACCAATTTTGGCGTCCACCATCTAGCTCAGATCCACCGCTCACTGGGAGTCGACGCTCCACTCGCAGTGATGGCGATGGGGGGAAAATTTTCCAATTACGACAATCGAGAAGTCCCCGACACGATGGAGGTGGTCTGGCACTATCCGGGTGACACACTTGTCGTGTTTTCGCAGTACAACGCGAACGGGGCGGCACCGTCTGGTCGGCCGTGCGAGATTGAATTTCGAGGCACAAAGGGAACTCTGTATTTCGGTACGTGGGGGTACGAAATCGTGCCAGAGACAATCAAGCTAGGCGAGTTCATGGCTCGGTCGCCAATTGACCGCGAACGTGAGCGGCATTGGAACACCGGCGCCTCGCCCCAGATCGAAGGCAAGAAAGTCGCCGGGCGGGTTCTCGACACCGAACACGCCCGCGTGTTTCTCGATTGCGTGAAATCTCGCAAGCAGCCCACGTGCGACATGGAGTACGGTCACCGGTGTACAACGGGTGCCTTAATTGCAAACATTGCGCACCGTACGCGATCGTTCCTTGAATGGGATGCAAAAGCAGAGATGTTCACGAATAATCCCGCCGCGAATGCAATGCTACGCAGCGACTATCGCAAACCCTATGAACTTCCTGAATGA
- a CDS encoding ATP-binding protein → MPEIVIDETEIAVSKDRTDTLYFAQRDETMRWTDRLFAALILFQWVACVLTAIFISPKTWIGLQSQVHPHVWAAVFIGGALASLPICLAWFHPGKVLTRHVIAVSQMLFGSLMIHLTGGRIETHFHVFGSLAFLAFYRDWRVLITATLVVAMDHFFRGIWWPLSVFGDSHASQWRWLEHAGWVVFMDIFLITVALRSNRELRMLAGRQAEADAIRMAIEATVVERTRELAEAKAVADSACQAKSEFLANMSHEIRTPLTAVLGYCDILRDDGIIERAPPRRIQTIATIRRAGEHLMTVINDILDLSKIEAGKLQTEMIETNLPRVLLEVDSLVRPRVAGKRVDLRLRLESSIPERIISDPTRLRQILLNLVGNAVKFTEQGFIEVRIRTRQQNGQNSLAIEVQDTGAGMTPEKAQMLFNPFTQADASVTRSHGGTGLGLTISRRLARMMGGDVWLDFSAPGQGTRFAFEMPLQLAPESLQVTDLSSCTLERNDSGASTSITLSGRILLAEDGEDNQYLISLYLKKAGADVDVADNGRIALEMMQSAAKQNRPYHLLVTDMQMPEMDGYTLAKTLRADGDLIPIIALTAHAMAEDRIRCLNAGCDDYATKPINKNELIASCSKWMRKLSGVDESPHALLESHSKSELESKPEVVGLISELADDPDMRPLVTKFLTNLPPKVMRMSECLVESRLKDLETLAHQLGGAGGGYGYPAISDAARRVERAAKIDPEPDLDQVRGALNQLSLLCQQAVKSGLQQGSFADSVGSKGAQT, encoded by the coding sequence GTGCCCGAGATCGTGATCGACGAAACCGAGATCGCCGTGAGTAAAGATAGGACGGATACGCTCTATTTCGCCCAGCGGGACGAGACGATGCGTTGGACGGATCGTTTGTTTGCAGCGTTGATCCTTTTTCAATGGGTCGCCTGCGTTCTGACTGCGATTTTCATTTCGCCTAAGACGTGGATCGGATTGCAATCACAAGTTCATCCGCATGTCTGGGCGGCCGTTTTCATTGGGGGGGCTCTGGCTTCATTGCCGATTTGCCTGGCCTGGTTTCACCCTGGAAAGGTGCTGACGAGACATGTGATTGCGGTGTCGCAAATGCTGTTCGGTTCGTTAATGATTCATTTGACGGGCGGACGTATTGAAACACATTTTCATGTGTTTGGTTCGTTGGCGTTTCTCGCATTCTACCGTGACTGGCGCGTGCTAATCACCGCGACTCTCGTGGTTGCCATGGATCACTTCTTTCGCGGGATCTGGTGGCCGTTGTCGGTGTTTGGGGATTCTCATGCCAGTCAGTGGCGCTGGCTTGAACATGCCGGTTGGGTTGTCTTTATGGACATCTTTCTCATTACCGTGGCGCTGCGCAGCAATCGAGAATTGCGGATGCTCGCGGGACGCCAGGCAGAAGCCGACGCGATCCGCATGGCGATTGAAGCCACGGTCGTGGAACGAACGCGCGAGCTGGCCGAGGCCAAGGCAGTTGCCGACTCTGCCTGTCAGGCCAAGAGCGAATTTCTGGCCAACATGAGCCACGAGATTCGCACGCCATTGACCGCCGTGCTCGGGTACTGCGATATCCTGCGCGATGACGGAATCATTGAACGTGCTCCCCCGCGCCGCATTCAGACGATCGCCACGATTCGCCGGGCTGGCGAGCATTTGATGACCGTGATCAATGACATTCTGGATTTGTCGAAGATCGAAGCCGGCAAGCTTCAGACGGAAATGATCGAAACAAATCTACCACGAGTGCTGCTTGAGGTCGACAGCCTGGTGCGCCCACGTGTTGCGGGCAAACGAGTTGATCTACGTCTAAGGCTCGAGTCATCGATTCCTGAAAGAATCATCAGTGACCCAACGCGGCTACGGCAGATTCTTTTGAACCTGGTTGGCAATGCCGTCAAGTTCACTGAACAAGGTTTTATTGAGGTCCGGATCAGAACTCGTCAGCAGAACGGCCAGAATTCATTGGCGATCGAAGTCCAGGATACCGGGGCCGGGATGACTCCGGAAAAGGCACAGATGTTGTTCAATCCGTTTACTCAGGCCGATGCGTCTGTGACCCGCAGCCATGGCGGGACTGGATTGGGGCTCACGATCAGTCGCCGATTGGCGCGAATGATGGGTGGAGATGTCTGGCTCGATTTCTCGGCACCAGGGCAAGGCACAAGGTTCGCGTTCGAAATGCCATTGCAACTAGCGCCCGAGAGTTTGCAGGTCACTGACCTGTCGTCGTGTACGCTTGAACGAAATGATTCGGGTGCGTCAACGTCAATCACCCTTTCGGGGCGAATTCTGCTTGCAGAAGACGGTGAAGACAATCAGTACCTGATTTCGCTGTATCTGAAAAAAGCGGGAGCTGACGTTGATGTCGCCGACAATGGCCGCATCGCCCTTGAAATGATGCAGTCGGCGGCCAAGCAGAATCGTCCCTACCATCTTTTGGTCACGGACATGCAAATGCCCGAGATGGATGGGTATACGCTGGCCAAGACGTTGCGCGCGGATGGTGATCTGATTCCAATCATCGCGCTGACGGCCCACGCCATGGCGGAAGATCGGATACGGTGCCTGAATGCCGGTTGTGATGACTATGCAACCAAGCCAATCAATAAGAACGAGTTGATCGCGAGTTGCTCGAAATGGATGCGGAAGCTGTCGGGCGTGGATGAAAGCCCGCATGCGCTGCTTGAATCGCATTCAAAGTCAGAATTGGAATCGAAGCCAGAGGTCGTCGGCCTGATCAGCGAACTTGCGGATGATCCTGATATGAGGCCGCTTGTCACGAAGTTTCTAACAAACCTCCCGCCCAAAGTGATGCGGATGTCTGAGTGCTTGGTGGAAAGTCGATTGAAGGACCTGGAAACGCTCGCACATCAGCTTGGTGGTGCTGGAGGTGGATATGGCTATCCCGCGATCAGTGACGCCGCACGGCGAGTTGAGCGTGCGGCGAAAATTGACCCCGAACCTGACCTCGACCAAGTTCGGGGTGCGTTGAATCAGCTCAGTCTGCTGTGTCAACAAGCCGTCAAAAGCGGATTGCAACAGGGCTCGTTTGCAGATTCGGTGGGAAGCAAGGGGGCGCAGACATGA
- a CDS encoding putative bifunctional diguanylate cyclase/phosphodiesterase — protein sequence MTFVPRAVLSHRVLLIDDDPDIHELVAVVLASQNVELLSAMDGSSAIQMALNESLDLILLDFVLKGENGLEVLKQMRAAGVSSSIPVVFITGNENHRILSECFQAGAADYVRKPFCAAELRARVRSVLDRVSMMHQLELQALCDPLTRLCNRASIRLKIQAAISASSRRNFALLFLDFDRFKLVNDSLGHDVGDKLLQQIAERLSGALRSKDSVGHFSELSTAARLGGDEFVVLLEDLRHPDDAIIVAERLLSVLETPYVLSGQRVCCTASIGIVNDVKSYATSDQVLRDADTAMYEAKAAGKARYVLFDREMHFHAERRLRIDTDLRCAIESEEFHLVYQPIVSLETGTCRSVEALIRWTHPQHGLFLPAEFLPYAEESGLIVMIGAWMIDRTCEEFAHWQRTLGTSAPTSVHINISRKQLLRDLVRTIQASLVKHALPAECLHLEITESGIMEFPEVAISVLGELRQLGVKIEVDDFGTGYSSLACLLELPIDVLKIDKSFISKMERNRSFAAMVHAIITLGQNLGFTIVAEGIESADQLAMLQVMDCDFGQGFFLGKPMRGHEVEDFLRHEGPVVNLLAPTSILSTAPSKPAPQLVCQ from the coding sequence ATGACGTTCGTTCCCAGAGCCGTCTTGAGCCACCGCGTGTTGCTGATCGACGATGATCCAGACATTCACGAACTTGTGGCGGTTGTCTTGGCATCGCAGAATGTCGAACTGCTCTCGGCAATGGATGGAAGCTCAGCCATTCAAATGGCGTTAAATGAATCCCTTGACCTGATCCTGTTGGACTTTGTGCTAAAGGGCGAGAACGGGCTTGAGGTTCTCAAGCAGATGCGTGCCGCCGGGGTGTCGTCGTCCATTCCGGTTGTTTTTATCACCGGCAACGAGAATCACAGAATCCTGTCGGAATGCTTTCAGGCGGGAGCCGCGGACTATGTCCGCAAGCCTTTCTGCGCGGCGGAACTTCGTGCGCGCGTTCGTTCCGTTCTTGATCGAGTCAGCATGATGCATCAGCTTGAGCTGCAGGCGTTGTGCGATCCACTGACTCGGCTCTGCAATCGTGCGTCGATTCGTCTGAAAATTCAAGCCGCGATCAGCGCGTCGTCCCGCCGTAACTTCGCCCTGCTGTTTCTCGACTTCGATCGATTCAAGCTGGTTAATGACAGTCTGGGGCACGATGTCGGAGACAAGCTTTTGCAGCAGATTGCCGAGAGATTAAGTGGGGCGCTGCGCAGCAAGGACAGCGTAGGTCACTTCTCTGAATTGTCCACCGCAGCGCGACTGGGGGGGGATGAATTCGTTGTGCTTCTGGAGGATCTACGCCATCCCGACGACGCAATCATCGTCGCAGAGAGGTTACTGTCTGTCTTGGAGACACCCTATGTATTGTCAGGGCAGCGGGTCTGTTGCACGGCAAGTATTGGAATCGTCAACGATGTGAAGTCGTATGCCACTTCGGATCAGGTGCTTCGCGATGCTGATACCGCGATGTACGAAGCTAAGGCGGCGGGTAAAGCCCGGTATGTCTTGTTTGATCGCGAGATGCACTTCCATGCGGAAAGACGACTTCGAATCGATACGGACTTAAGATGTGCTATTGAGAGCGAAGAGTTCCACCTTGTCTATCAGCCGATCGTGTCGCTTGAGACGGGAACCTGTCGCAGCGTCGAGGCGCTGATCCGGTGGACGCATCCCCAACACGGATTGTTTCTACCCGCAGAATTCTTGCCCTACGCGGAAGAATCCGGTCTGATCGTGATGATCGGAGCCTGGATGATTGACCGAACTTGTGAAGAATTCGCACATTGGCAACGAACGCTTGGTACGTCCGCACCGACATCCGTTCATATCAATATCTCGCGGAAACAATTGTTGCGCGATCTGGTTCGGACGATCCAAGCATCGCTCGTTAAACATGCTCTTCCCGCAGAATGCCTGCATCTTGAGATTACCGAAAGCGGGATCATGGAGTTCCCTGAAGTGGCAATCTCCGTCCTTGGCGAACTGCGGCAACTCGGCGTCAAGATCGAAGTCGATGATTTTGGAACGGGTTATTCCTCACTGGCGTGCTTGCTCGAGTTGCCGATTGATGTGTTGAAGATTGACAAGTCGTTTATCTCGAAGATGGAACGAAATCGAAGTTTTGCGGCAATGGTTCATGCGATCATTACGCTGGGGCAGAACCTCGGGTTTACAATCGTCGCCGAAGGAATCGAGTCCGCAGATCAGTTGGCCATGCTGCAAGTGATGGACTGTGACTTTGGTCAGGGGTTCTTTCTTGGAAAACCGATGCGTGGTCACGAAGTCGAAGATTTCTTGCGCCACGAGGGACCCGTCGTCAATTTACTTGCCCCTACGTCGATTTTGAGCACGGCGCCTTCGAAACCCGCGCCGCAACTCGTCTGTCAGTAA